Proteins encoded within one genomic window of Panicum virgatum strain AP13 chromosome 1N, P.virgatum_v5, whole genome shotgun sequence:
- the LOC120656530 gene encoding phytosulfokine receptor 1-like gives MEHFSTRRTTAWPRSFFLCSSVLVLMLFPSPANSQSSCDLGDLKALEGFSKGLDGGGISGWAFPNATSDTASCCAWAGVTCDGSGRVVGLDLHGRRLWGEMSPSLAQLDQLQSLNLSDNSFRGAVPEPLFQFKRLQQLDLSLNELAGTLPDNMSLPSIELFNISFNNFVGSHPTLHGSEQLVVFDAGYNSFTGQIDPSICESSGAIRVLRFSSNLFTGNFPAGFGNCTQLEELYVDINSISGRLPDDLFRLPSLKKLSLEENQLSRRMSPRFENLSSLARLDISFNSFYGYIPNVFGSLRKLEFFSAQSNTFRGPLPSSLCHSPSLKMLYLRNNSLNGEINLNCSEMTQLSSLDLGMNKFIGTIDSLTDCHNLRSLNLATNNLSGEIPAGFRKLQLLTYLSLSNNSFTNVPSALSVLQDCQSLTSLVLTKNFHDGKALPMTGIHGFHNIQVFVIANSHLSGSVPPWVANFTMLKVLDLSWNQLVGNIPAWVGDLEFLIYLDLSNNSLTGGFPESLSSMKGLVTRNIQQQSTETDYFPFFIKRNKTSKGLQYNQACRAWNPWIYHITILPEASHLH, from the exons ATGGAGCATTTCTCGACGCGACGTACCACGGCATGGCCACGCAGCTTCTTCCTGTGCTCGTCTGTCCTGGTCCTGATGCTCTTCCCGTCTCCAGCAAACTCCCAGAGCTCCTGCGACCTGGGTGATCTTAAAGCCCTGGAGGGCTTCTCCAAAGGTCTGGACGGAGGAGGCATCAGCGGCTGGGCGTTCCCGAACGCGACCTCCGACACAGCCAGCTGTTGTGCATGGGCCGGTGTCACGTGCGACGGCAGTGGGAGGGTCGTCGGGCTGGACCTCCATGGACGGAGGCTGTGGGGCGAGATGTCTCCCTCGCTAGCGCAGCTGGACCAGCTCCAGTCGCTCAACCTCTCCGACAATAGCTTCCGTGGCGCCGTCCCAGAGCCCCTGTTCCAGTTCAAGAGGCTGCAGCAGCTCGACCTCAGCTTAAACGAGCTCGCCGGCACGTTACCAGACAACATGTCTCTCCCGTCGATCGAGCTCTTCAATATATCCTTCAACAACTTCGTCGGCTCCCACCCCACGCTCCATGGTTCAGAGCAGCTCGTGGTGTTCGACGCAGGGTACAATTCCTTTACGGGGCAGATTGATCCAAGCATCTGCGAGTCCTCTGGTGCAATCAGGGTGCTGCGATTCTCGTCCAATCTCTTCACAGGGAACTTCCCAGCAGGCTTCGGGAACTGCACACAGCTCGAGGAGCTGTATGTCGATATCAACAGCATCTCCGGGAGATTGCCTGATGACCTATTCAGGCTGCCATCTCTGAAGAAATTGTCTCTTGAGGAGAACCAGCTCTCTAGAAGGATGAGCCCAAGGTTTGAAAATCTGTCCAGCCTAGCAAGGCTGGACATATCTTTCAATTCATTCTATGGGTACATTCCAAATGTTTTTGGTAGCCTCCGCAAGTTGGAGTTCTTCTCTGCACAGTCCAACACTTTCAGGGGCCCATTGCCTTCGTCGCTGTGCCATTCGCCGTCACTGAAGATGCTGTACCTGAGGAACAATTCGCTGAATGGAGAGATCAACCTCAACTGCTCGGAGATGACACAACTTAGCTCACTCGACCTTGGCATGAATAAGTTCATTGGCACAATTGATAGTTTGACGGATTGCCATAACCTGAGAAGCCTGAACCTTGCCACAAACAACCTCAGTGGTGAAATCCCTGCTGGTTTCAGGAAGCTTCAGTTGCTAACCTACCTCTCACTTTCAAACAATAGCTTCACAAATGTGCCTTCCGCATTATCTGTCCTTCAGGACTGTCAAAGCCTAACAAGCCTCGTGCTCACAAAGAACTTCCATGATGGGAAGGCCTTGCCAATGACTGGGATACATGGCTTTCACAACATTCAAGTGTTTGTCATTGCTAATAGCCATCTTTCAGGATCAGTGCCGCCATGGGTAGCTAATTTCACAATGTTGAAGGTGCTGGATCTGTCATGGAATCAGTTGGTCGGGAATATTCCTGCATGGGTTGGTGATCTTGAGTTTCTGATCTATTTGGATCTATCCAACAATTCACTTACTGGAGGATTTCCAGAAAGCTTGTCAAGCATGAAAGGCCTTGTAACAAGAAACATCCAACAGCAGTCGACAGAGACTGATTATTTTCCTTTCTTCATTAAAAGGAACAAAACAAGCAAAGGGTTGCAGTATAATCAG GCATGTCGAGCTTGGAATCCTTGGATTTATCACATAACAATCTTACCGGAGGCATCCCATCTTCATTAA